Proteins encoded in a region of the Panicum hallii strain FIL2 chromosome 3, PHallii_v3.1, whole genome shotgun sequence genome:
- the LOC112886646 gene encoding DNA repair protein RAD51 homolog B, whose translation MSSSAAHQKATAAPAEEEAAEHGPFPIEQLQASGIAALDVKKLKDAGLCTVESVAYSPRKDLLQIKGISEAKVDKIIEAASKLVPLGFTSASQLHAQRLEIIQITTGSRELDQILDGGIETGSITEIYGEFRSAKTQLCHTLCVTCQLPLDQGGGEGKALYIDAEGTFRPQRLLQIADRFGLNGADVLENVAYARAYNTDHQSRLLLEAASMMVETRFALMVVDSATALYRTDFSGRGELSARQMHLAKFLRSLQKLADEFGVAVVITNQVVAQVDGAAMFAGPQIKPIGGNIMAHASTTRLFLRKGRGEERICKVVSSPCLAEAEARFQISSEGVTDVKD comes from the exons ATGTCGTCGTCTGCGGCTCACcagaaggcgacggcggcgccggctgaggaggaggcggcggagcacgggcCCTTCCCCATCGAGCAGCTACAG GCTTCTGGAATAGCTGCACTTGATGTGAAAAAGCTCAAAGATGCTGGTCTCTGCACAGTGGAATCTGTAGCTTACTCTCCGAGGAAAGATCTTTTGCAAATTAAAGGGATTAGTGAAGCCAAAGTTGACAAGATAATTGAAGCAG CTTCCAAGTTGGTTCCACTAGGATTTACTAGCGCTAGCCAACTTCATGCGCAGAGGCTTGAGATCATCCAGATTACAACTGGATCAAGAGAgcttgatcaaattttggatg GAGGCATAGAAACTGGGTCTATCACAGAGATCTATGGTGAATTTCGCTCTGCGAAGACTCAGTTGTGCCACACTCTCTGTGTCACATGTCAG CTCCCATTGGACCAAGGTGGTGGTGAAGGAAAGGCTTTGTATATTGATGCAGAGGGAACATTCAGGCCGCAAAGACTTCTCCAGATAGCAGACAG GTTTGGCTTGAATGGTGCTGATGTACTGGAGAATGTGGCTTACGCCAGAGCATATAACACTGATCATCAATCAAGACTTTTGCTGGAGGCAGCTTCCATGATGGTGGAGACCAG GTTTGCTCTGATGGTTGTGGATAGTGCCACAGCCCTATATAGAACTGATTTCTCTGGTAGAGGGGAGCTATCAGCAAGACAGATGCATCTGGCTAAGTTTCTTAGGAGCCTTCAGAAGTTAGCAGATGAG TTTGGAGTGGCAGTGGTAATCACTAACCAAGTAGTTGCTCAAGTGGATGGCGCTGCAATGTTTGCTGGGCCACAAATCAAACCCATTGGAGGGAACATCATGGCTCATGCTTCCACAACTAG GCTCTTTCTTCGCaaggggagaggggaggagcGGATCTGTAAAGTAGTAAGCTCTCCCTGTCTGGCTGAAGCTGAAGCAAGGTTTCAGATATCATCCGAGGGTGTCACTGATGTGAAGGACTGA
- the LOC112883783 gene encoding LOW QUALITY PROTEIN: translation initiation factor eIF-2B subunit alpha-like (The sequence of the model RefSeq protein was modified relative to this genomic sequence to represent the inferred CDS: deleted 2 bases in 1 codon), giving the protein MEPDAAQNPNPSPAPPPISAYYQTRAEHHAVVSSDWLAHAAAAAAANPGADAADAAAAPPPSPGAGGVIEEFNFWRRKPEAAEAVAAIMALAAVIRSSRATTMMELEIELKKASDKLKSWDATSISLSAACDLFMRFVTRTSHLEHEKFDAAKSRLIERGEKFGEISLKARKTIAMLSQDFIYDGCTMLVHGYSRVVLEVLKLAASNHKLLRVLCTEGRPDRTGLRMSNELAALGIPVKVLIDSAVAYSMDEVDMVFVGADGVVESGGIINMMGTYQIALVAHSMNKPVYVAAESYKFARLYPLDQKDMTPAHRPIDFGVPVPTGVEVETSARDYTPPQYLTLLLTDLGVLTPSVVSDELIQLYL; this is encoded by the exons ATGGAGCCCGACGCCgcccaaaaccctaaccctagccccgccccgccgcccatcTCCGCCTACTACCAGACGCGCGCGGAGCACCACGCCGTCGTATCCAGCGACTGGCtggcccacgccgccgccgccgcggccgccaacCCCGGCGCCGATGCGGCGGACGcggccgccgctccgcccccgtccccg ggcgccggcggcgtgaTCGAGGAATTCAACTTCTGGCGCCGCAAGCCCGAGGCCGCGGAGGCGGTCGCCGCCATCATGGCGCTTGCCGCCGTCATCCGCTCCAGCAGAGCCACCACCATGATGGAGCTCGAGATCGAGCTCAAGAAGGCCTCGGACAAGCTCAAG TCCTGGGATGCTACTTCCATTTCTCTATCTGCTGCTTGTGATTTGTTCATGCGGTTTGTAACGAGAACCTCACATCTGGAGCATGAAAAGTTTGATGCAGCAAAATCACGCTTAATTGAGCGTGGAGAAAAATTTGGAGAGATATCATTAAAG GCTCGCAAGACAATTGCAATGCTCAGCCAGGATTTCATTTATGATGGATGTACTATGCTTGTACATGGGTATTCCAGAGTGGTATTGGAAGTTCTAAAGCTAGCTGCATCAAATCACAAGCTCTTACGGGTACTATGCACAG AGGGCAGGCCAGACAGAACTGGTTTAAGAATGTCAAATGAACTTGCAGCATTAGGCATCCCTGTTAAGGTGCTAATTGATTCAGCTGTTGCTTATTCCATGGATGAAGTTGACATGGTATTTGTTGGTGCTGATGGGGTTGTTGAGAGCGGAGGAATAATCAACATGATGGGCACTTATCAGATAGCTCTTGTGGCTCATAGTATGAACAAACCTGTTTACGTGGCAGCTGAAAGTTACAAG TTTGCTCGTCTATATCCCTTGGACCAAAAGGACATGACGCCAGCTCACCGGCCAATAGATTTTGGAGTCCCAGTACCCACTGGTGTGGAAGTCGAGACATCGGCAAGAGACTACACCCCTCCGCAATATCTCACGCTTCTCCTGACCGATCTTGGTGTTCTCACACCATCTGTTGTGAGTGATGAGCTCATTCAATTGTACCTATGA